A genomic stretch from Mya arenaria isolate MELC-2E11 chromosome 10, ASM2691426v1 includes:
- the LOC128206515 gene encoding uncharacterized sodium-dependent transporter YhdH-like yields MDYDNGHFKMTTKRYKVREELEITEEYDGADGSYGNQDGGGAHFQTTFGLVLSCMGCVVGTGNIWRFPRIVANNSNEQGGLVFLITWMLFLFLWSSPLLIIEYGTGRYSKKAVLGSFRKFLGDNHMWCGAWVTMVTFCISCFYSVVLGWCFYYFIYYIGHSLPTTEEQARRTFQDYAEDSRWPVLTHAIAVLLAGLCVTKGVKTIEKVSLVLVPVLLLVVMFNFVWSLTREFGDKGIEFLFTPHWKSFLEPRVWVDAISQNAFDTGAGMGIMIPYSAYMTRKNGIVKYGHLVPAVNNLVSLLCGITIFSTVFSTLMLSRPTYTQADIVNIMKDSGPASTGLTFIWMPVLFETVGDFGRVLAIMFFLSLSFAGVTSLMSNFELATKTLEDFGLPRRFGMPLTILITFLVGLPSALDIDILTNQDFVWGFALVINGGMLWYMVLRFGVRKFRQKVVNEYSDNDWNLTILWQITLLVIVPIEAIAIVAWWAIDLITNDSGDGENWYAFGRETLVMTLTQWFGLLLLVILVNVIYIIIRDRKQEKVSYYGKETDPLILPSSGNASSRDLDHSLTVSRDLTGSLKELKL; encoded by the exons ATGGATTACGATAATGGCCACTTCAAAATGACAACCAAACGATACAAAGTCAGG GAAGAGCTAGAGATTACCGAAGAATATGATGGTGCCGATGGAAGCTATGGAAACCAAGATGGCGGAGGCGCACATTTCCAGACGACATTTGGGCTCGTGCTCTCGTGCATGGGCTGTGTCGTGGGCACGGGCAACATCTGGCGGTTTCCCAGGATCGTAGCGAATAACAGCAACGAACAAG GTGGACTCGTCTTCCTGATCACGTGGATGCTGTTCCTCTTTCTCTGGTCGAGTCCACTTTTGATTATCGAGTACGGAACCGGCCGATACTCGAAGAAAGCCGTGCTCGGCAGTTTCCGGAAGTTTCTCGGAGATAACCATATGTGGTGTGGCGCGTGGGTCACCATGGTTACATTCTGTATCAG TTGTTTCTACTCGGTGGTGCTGGGCTGGTGTTTCTACTATTTCATCTACTACATTGGCCACTCTCTGCCTACTACCGAGGAGCAAGCGAGACGGACCTTTCAGGATTATGCCGAG GACAGTCGCTGGCCAGTGCTGACCCACGCAATAGCCGTCCTGCTTGCCGGTCTATGTGTGACAAAGGGAGTTAAAACTATCGAGAAAGTCAGCCTAGTTCTCGTGCCCGTGCTTCTGCTTGTGGTCATGTTTAACTTTGTCTGGTCGCTGACTAGAGAGTTTGGGGACAAAGGAATAGAGTTCCTTTTTACACCACACTGGA aGTCATTCCTTGAGCCACGTGTTTGGGTGGACGCCATCAGTCAGAATGCTTTTGACACGGGTGCCGGCATGGGCATCATGATACCCTACTCTGCGTATATGACTCGCAAAAATGGCATCGTGAAATACGGTCACCTAGTTCCCGCTGTGAACAATTTGGTCAG TTTGCTGTGCGGGATAACAATATTTAGCACAGTGTTTTCCACCCTGATGTTGAGCAGACCGACTTACACCCAGGCGGATATTGTCAACATCATGAAGGACAGTGGCCCGGCCAGCACGGGTCTTACTTTCATATG gATGCCGGTTTTGTTCGAAACTGTTGGGGATTTCGGTCGGGTTTTAGCCATCATGTTTTTCCTCTCACTTTCATTCGCCGGAGTTACCTCCCTTATGTCTAATTTTGAACTCGCAACAAAAACGCTGGAGGATTTTGGAC TTCCGAGACGTTTTGGAATGCCCTTGACAATCCTCATAACTTTTCTCGTGGGTTTACCTTCCGCTCTCGACATCGATATTCTAACCAATCAG GATTTTGTCTGGGGCTTTGCGCTTGTGATCAACGGCGGTATGCTTTGGTACATGGTGCTGAGATTTGGGGTGCGGAAATTCAGACAAAAAGTTGTGAACGAGTACAGCGACAACGATTGGAATTTGACCATACTTTGGCAAATAACTTTACT AGTTATTGTGCCAATAGAAGCCATTGCAATTGTTGCTTGGTGGGCGATCGACCTTATAACAAATGACTCAGGGGACGGAGAAAATTGGTACGCGTTTGGTCGAGAAACACTCGTCATGACGTTGACACAG tgGTTCGGACTGTTGCTACTAGTCATTCTTGTCAACGTTATCTACATCATAATACGGGATCGAAAACAGGAAAAAGTGAGTTATTACGGAAAAGAAACCGACCCATTGATCCTACCATCGAGCGGAAATGCCTCGTCACGTGATCTGGACCATTCGTTGACTGTATCACGTGATTTGACTGGGTCATTGAAAGAATTAAAACTATGA